Part of the Vigna angularis cultivar LongXiaoDou No.4 chromosome 1, ASM1680809v1, whole genome shotgun sequence genome, ttaatttaacgtcaaaTTCTGAACATATACgagttaatcaatttttttaattaattgtaatcctttttaacaactctccgaaacctgaaaagcagaacTATGAACGGTAATATAggatcaacaacaaataacaataacaaacaaaaaacaatttcaatcaaacaacaacaaacaagttcaaccaaacaacaacaaacaaattcaacaaaaaaaacaacaaacaagtttaacaaataagttcttcaaaacgaaaacgaaaactaacctttaaaaggtgggttcatcggaataaagtgttgccaccagtgagagagaaagcaaaatgtgcatatgaaggacaagaacacgaaaataatcggtgaaaacaaacgaaaattatatctaaagtagttaattaatatgcatttgtatcaaatgaaagaaagattacatgtgatggtcgtcaaacttcgttcgagaaaagtttgagcagagaagagggtctcgcgcgctaagataaagtgaatgaattttcaatctcccgctcaaatttgtATTGAATTGACTGGCTTTTTGACGTTTAACGCTGAGACATTCGATGTTTTATATCATCATACgtcgaattataattctaaacgacgtttaataattacatttatttacaaaattgtcaccaATTATTTTTAACGTTGATTATTTAGTGGTTAAACGTTAAACGCGTTACACTGttttttttcactagtgtgtCACTGTTGACATTGGGATAAGATACTCACCATTGAAAATAGAACAATGGTTTGACGAATTACACTCAAGGTTAATTTAGGCacacaaattaacaaaataaacagATAACTTTTcttgtatattaaaataattttatagtaGAAGCGAAAAAACTTGTCATCGTACATTATTTTCCGAGCTTGTCATTTATCTCTCTCATTAATTACTACTTGCACATTTTACACaccattttttcttctcctttcttggTAAGTGTGTTGTTCACAAAATAGTGATTAAATTTTCTTGAAACATTGAAAGATCAGATAaactaaaacattatttttttttaagtgtgaTTGATAGAAAGAATTGGAGCTTTTGCcgataaaataaagaaaaaagttattgatttaaaatttggtAAGAGTGTGAGGTGTGAGTTTGAGGAGGCAATGTAACTGTTCATCAATCCCGAAATTGAGGGAATTGAAGGAGACTGGAATATACCAAATGGCAAGAGGCACATTAAAATGGTAATAAAGGAGAAGCAGCCCTAGGATTTCAGTGCCCCAAAAATCAATTTGGAGAGAGAGACCCATCTACTCTTTCCTAGGTGCAACTCTTTTCACCGCTACCTTTCTGCTATCACTCATGTCATCGCTCGTATACCAGTTTAACCTAATCTAATCTAAATTTCATACCATCATTTTTGGTCGTGTCAATTTTCTGGAAAGGTCTTATCATGtctcaagtaataataattggatCTTTGACTTCACATTTTCATCAAAATCCTTCATTTTCGCCATTAAAAACATCCATTTAACAAATATTGTCAAGCTTTTCGAAATCATGTTTCGAGAGAAAAAAACTCTAATTTTACATAGTGACAGTAGTTAACACGGAACTCGTAACATCATCGTTGATTGTGTTAGTGGTTTAGGAGTTAAAAAACATTGTGGTAATGGTAATAATAACCATTTTGGTAGTTTTCCACGTAAAACAAAGGCGTTGTTTTGTTGACTTGGTCTTTTTTCTTAACAAGAAAAGCAAGCAGACACAGACTTTAATCCCATcatggaaattaaattaatttaattgacaTATAGAAGTTTTGAGTCCGTGCAGATTAACTAGGTTTTGGTGTGTGAAGGGTAAGATAGCATTGATAGTATTTCGTAGAAGAGCGCATTGAATCTCCTTTAATCTGCTTTACcaccttttgtttttattgattcATGGACATGCTTTTTGCAGTGACTCCCCCTTTCAGTAAAAACCCGTTCCTAATACTTGCTCTCCCTCTTTCTCTCCTCCACGGGGTCCCTCTCTAGGGTCTACCAACCTTTTACACCCATCAAAGATCCTACAACATGTTAATTCAGAGACACCCATAAAAGCTTCAAGGTAAGGCTAATTAACCTTCTATTCCTTCAATTCAACCACACAGCTGTCATCCTCTTATACGCACCAGTACTACTCATACtttgattttatgtttataaGGGGGTTTCATTTCAAGTCCTATCAAGATCACACCAAAAATTAAACCCTGTTTATTCTTCCTTCATGCTGCTACCTAGCTACCTCTCTCTAATCTCCttcccttttttctttccttttcagcCAATTAATCTTTAACAAAACCAACAAATTAATCTACAACACACCGATCTGAAGCAGCTACCCCAATCCCATATTTCTCATATTTGTCGATTTGGTCGACATGGACACCAACCAGAacaccaccacaagtgcattCACAAATGTGAACACCACTTGGAATCTTGAAAAGATGGAAACAAACgaacaacatcaacatcatgACCATATTATTCTCCAAGTTCAAGACCCTCTTGCTTCTGGGATTTGGTCCAACAACTACCCCCACAGTCACAACCCCAACCTTCTTCAAATGCATCAAACACCCCCCACGACAACCTCGTCCGTTGTAGCCCCACCCTCCTCCTCGGGGTTCCTTGGAGACATACTGGGTGTTCACAGCATGGAAGAAGACGAGGAGCCGGAAGAAGAGCTGGGAGCCATGAAGGAGATGATGTACAAGATAGCTGCTATGCAACCGGTGGACATCGACCCCGCCACCATCCGTAAACCAAAGAGAAGAAACGTTCGCATCAGCGACGACCCTCAGAGCGTGGCTGCACGCCACAGGAGAGAGAGGATCAGCGAGAAAATCCGCATCCTCCAAAGACTCGTTCCCGGGGGAACCAAAATGGACACTGCTTCAATGCTTGACGAAGCCATTCGCTATGTTAAGTTCCTCAAGAGACAAATCAGGTTGCTTCAATCCATTCCTCACCCTTCCCAGCCACCACAATGCATTGGTTTTGCCACCACAAACGCTAGCACCTTGCTATTAGCCCCTTCATGTGATTGGTCTTTTGCACCAAACGTGTTACTCAGCTCCACCGCCGTAACTGCAGCCACAGCCTCTTCCTCCTCGATGGACATGCCGGCGGGACTCGGATTCGACGGCCATGGCCATGGTTGTGACGGTTCCTCCAGCTTTAACCAGCACGAGGTAATCAGTGAATAATTAGTGGCTGTTGATTAATTAGgttacatatataattattgtattGCTTATGTATATGTATCtgtgtatgtttatgcatgattGAGAAGTGGTAGTGTATGTTGATGAGTGTTGTTGAGTTTGGGGAAACTAAAGGAAAAGGTTGAAGGAGGAGGTAGAGTAATGTTTTAGGGGAGGGTCAT contains:
- the LOC108338461 gene encoding transcription factor HEC3, whose protein sequence is MDTNQNTTTSAFTNVNTTWNLEKMETNEQHQHHDHIILQVQDPLASGIWSNNYPHSHNPNLLQMHQTPPTTTSSVVAPPSSSGFLGDILGVHSMEEDEEPEEELGAMKEMMYKIAAMQPVDIDPATIRKPKRRNVRISDDPQSVAARHRRERISEKIRILQRLVPGGTKMDTASMLDEAIRYVKFLKRQIRLLQSIPHPSQPPQCIGFATTNASTLLLAPSCDWSFAPNVLLSSTAVTAATASSSSMDMPAGLGFDGHGHGCDGSSSFNQHEVISE